The Candidatus Sulfotelmatobacter sp. DNA window GCGTCACCGCCTGCGCGAGATCGCAACCCGCCATCGAGGGCACGGCGCGCGCGCGCTCGGCCAGCTGCTCGACCGGCGTCGCGGAATCGCCGATGACGCCGCGCTTGGAGCCGTGAGTGCGCAGATGGCGCACCAGCGCCCTGGTGTCGAGATCGCAGAAGCCCGGCACACCGTGCGCTTCGAGGTAGTCGTCGAGTGTGCGCTGCTTGCGCCAGTTGCTGGCGATGCGGCTCGGCTCCTTGACGATCAGACCTTTCAGGAACGGCTGGCGCGACTCGAAGTCCTCGGCAGCGATGCCGTAGTTCCCGATCATCGGGTAGGTCATGACCACGATCTGACCGGCGTAGGAGGGATCGCCCAGGATCTCCTGATAGCCGGTCATCGAAGTGTTGAAAACCACTTCACCTTCGGTGTCGGTGAGCGCGCCGAACCGCTGGCCGGTGAACGCGCGGCCGTCTTCGAGGACGAGTTGGGCCTGGGTCATGGAGCCGGAGGAGAATAATGGGGATGGCCACTCCGTCTCAACGTCGCCGGCCGGGGCGGCGCCCGGCCCGCCTCACCCGCCCCGGTACACCTCCGGATCCCAGCGCTCCATCCAGCGCTCGGGCGCCGCGAGCGATCGGAAGCCGACCGACTCGTAGAGCCGGTGAGCGTCGCGCGTGAGCAGGATCCAGCGGCGCAGGCCCTGGAGCCGCGGGTGCTCGACCACCACCTGCATCATCC harbors:
- a CDS encoding carbamoyl-phosphate synthase domain-containing protein; this translates as MTQAQLVLEDGRAFTGQRFGALTDTEGEVVFNTSMTGYQEILGDPSYAGQIVVMTYPMIGNYGIAAEDFESRQPFLKGLIVKEPSRIASNWRKQRTLDDYLEAHGVPGFCDLDTRALVRHLRTHGSKRGVIGDSATPVEQLAERARAVPSMAGCDLAQAVT